A window of Mustela lutreola isolate mMusLut2 chromosome X, mMusLut2.pri, whole genome shotgun sequence genomic DNA:
GGAGGTTCTGGGGGGCCAAGGTCTGCGAGAACCGGGGGCTCTGGGGGTCTTCGAGGGTCGGGGGTTCTGAGGGCTGTGGGGGTTGTGAGGGGCGGGAGTCTGAGAACAGGAGGTTCTGGGGGGGCCTAGATCTGCGAGGACCGGGGGCTCTGGGGGCTGCAGGGGCCGGGTCTGTCAGGGCCGGGGGctccggcgggggggggggaggggctgtgcgGGGCGGGGATGTCTGAGAACTGGGAGCTCTGGGGAGCTGGCGGCCCGTGAGGGCTGGGGATGCCAGCAGCTagggggccggggggcgggggctggcgTCTGCAGTGTTTCTGCGGCCAGCGGCCAGGACGAGGGCTGTGAAGGCCGGGGGCTCCAGGGAGCTGGAGGTCCAGGAGGGCCAGTGTTCTGTGACACGGGGGATCCCTGGGGCTTGCCGGGCCTGCTACCTGCGGGGTCTTTCGGAACCAGTGGTCTGGGATGGGGGCTTGGACACAGGAGCAGGAAGggtctgggagggagggggatggaTGGGGGGCTGGGGTCTGCTAGAGGTGGGGGTATCagggggtggggcatgggggtGCTGGGGGCTTTGGGAGCTGGTGCCTGAGGTCTCTGGGACTGGTGGCCCCCGGTTAGGACACTGGGAAGCTGAGGGGGGGTGCTGGCTCCTGTGGCCTGGGGTTCCTGAGGGTGGTGGGCTGCAAGGGGAGGAGCATGTCCAAGGGTCACCTTTTGAGGGGGGCTAGGGACCACAGGGATCTTGGGAGCAGAAACAGAGGCCTTCCCTGGTGGAGGGATCTGGGGCTCCTGAGGGCACAGAGGGCCCTAGAGACCCCGGGCGGTCCTGGGGGCAGCGGCATGTCATAGAGGGTAAACGGGTGGAGGACTGTGGTTGTCCCTGGTTCTGGGGGAAGCTGAGGGTGCCGGCGGGGCTGTGGAGAGCCCTGACCAGTGGAGGCCAGTCCCTGGGCCCAGGGGCAGCTGGAGGGGCTGGAGGTCATCGGGCTGCAGGGTTGACGAAGGGGGGGCCTGGACTAGGGGTAGCTGAGGCCATGGGGACCACGCTGGGGGAGGTCTTGGGTCACAAGTCGGCCCAGAGTCCCTCAGTCCCTTAGACTGGGCTGGGGGGGCTCTACTGCCCTGTGTCAGCCCTTTGTGTGGGGCCTCCCTACCCCTagacccagccaggtgcctcttctGCCCTGCACCAGCCCCTCTGTGGGGGAGAAGGCCCAGGCTGAGCCTCAGGCCTTGAGGGAAGGCTCccggcagggggcgggggtggcagcTGGGGCGGCAGCTGCCAGTGTTGTTTGGGTTCCTGCTGGAGCTGGGCTTTCCGGAAGTGGCACTGGTCGGACCAGTAGGAGGGTGCTGCCTCGGGGGAGGACGAGGagggcaggaggccaggaggaGGGCAGGTGCGCACGGGAGCACGCAGGCTGCACGGGCCCTTCTCGGCTTGTTACTTTACGGCAGACGCGAAGGGTCCATGAGCCGCAGTGGACTTGTTGAAGCGGACACTGGGGCCAGAAACTTCCTGTTTCCTTCGGGCCTCTGCCTGCGCAGACCCTCCGGGCGTCTGCAGCTGAGTTCCTGCCTGTCCCGAGTCCTCCAGTCCGCAGCCTCTCCCCCTGCAGGGGAGTGGAGCTGCCGGCTGCACTCCCTCCGCGGCCTTGGGAGGGCTGCTGCCGCGCTGGGTGATCCAAGGCTCCTCCTGGAAGTTTTCTGCAgcctgggtttcttttttctctgattcaaaaaaaaaaacaaaaacaaaaaacaaaaaaaccccagccgCACAAAACACGGGGTTGGGAGATGGTGGCGTCTCGTGCGCTCGAGCCCCGCTCCTGGGCAGAGGTGGGCAGGCACCCCGGTGTCCCAGGCCCGCTGCCCTGACCGCCCGTGTTGGTGTTCCAGACCCACGGTTCCGGCTATGGCCGCGGCCACCATCGTGCACGACACGTCTGAGGCGGTGGAGCTGTGCCCCCCGTACGGCCTGTACCTGAAGCCCATCACGAAGATGACCATCAGCGTGGCGCTGCCGCAGCTGAAGCAGCCAGGCAAGTCCATCTCCAACTGGGAGGTGATGGAGCGGCTGAAGGGCATGGTGCACAACCACCAGTTCTCCACGCTGCGCATCTCCAAGAGCACCATGGACTTCATCCGCTTCGAGGGCGAGGTGGAGAACAAGAGCCTGGTCAAGTCCTTCCTGGCCTGCCTGGACGGCAAGACCATCAAGCTCAGCGGCTTCTCCGACATCCTCAAGGTGCGCGCCGCCGAGTTCAAGATCGACTTCCCGACGCGCCACGACTGGGACTCCTTCTTCCGCGACGCCAAGGACATGAACGAGACGCTGCCCGGGGAGCGGCCGGACACCATCCACCTGGAGGGCCTGCCCTGCAGGTGGTTCGCCCTCAAGGAGTCAGGCTCCGAGAAGCCCAGCGAGGAGGTGCTGGTCAAGGTGTTCGAGAAGTTTGGGGAGATCCGCAACGTGGACATCCCCATGCTGGACCCCTACCGGGAGGAGATGACCGGCCGCAACTTCCACACCTTCAGTTTCGGGGGACACTTGAACTTCGAGGCCTATGTGCAGTACCGCGAGTACGTGGGCTTCATCCAGGCCATGAGCGCCTTGCGCGGCATGAAGCTCATGTACAAGGGGGAGGACGGCAAGGCCGTGGCCTGCAACATCAAGGTGAGCCTGGCCCAGCGCCTGCCCTGGCCCGGGCACCCTCTGGGGCAGGTCCCGTGGCGGGTTCGGGGGCCGCGGGCTGGTGGGCAGCCCTCGTTGACGCAGCGGAGGCCCCGTGGTGGCTGGCCTGCTGGCGTCGGTCCACGGGGGAGGTCCTTGGGGGAGGGGATACGCTCTCTTGGATAATGAGGACCTTCTTTCCCGACCATCGGAGCAGGCAGTCGCATCTGTGTCCTGCACGCTCCACACCACCCCCCACGCCCCCATCGGCGGGGGAGCTCCGTGTTGAGCTGCCAAGTGGCTGCGACCGCTCGGACGCGTCCCAGGGGTCCAGGCCCCATGTCCCGGGTGCCCCCGCTGTTGAGTGCGGGGTCTCTGGAACGCGGGCGTCCTGTGCTATCGGGCAGCTCCGGCTGCGGGTCTGAAGCGTGCTCACGGGTCACTGTGCTCTGTGCTGTTCGCCCCCGAAGGTGTCCTTCGACTCCACCAAGCACCTGAGCGACGCGTCCATTAAGAAGCGGCAGCTGGAGAGGCAGAAGCTGCAGGAgctggagcagcagagggaggagcagaagcgCCGTGAGAAGGAGGCGGAGGAGCGGCAGCGCGCCGAGGAGAGGTCGGTGTGCGTGCGCGGGCCCCCGCGTGCATGCGTCTGAGTGAGCACGTCTCCGTGCGCGTGTTCCCGTGTGCGCTTCTCTGTGCGCGCGTTTCCGTGTGCGCGTCTCCGTGCCATCTGAGTGAGCGCGTCTCCTTGTGCGTGTTCCCGTGTGCGCGTCTCTGTGCTCGTCTCTGCCATCTGAGTGAGCGTGTCTATGCGCACATCTGTGCGCGCGTTTCCGTGTGCGCGTCTCCTTGCGCGCGTTCTCGTGTGCGCGTCTCTGTGTGCTCGTCTCTGTGCCATCTGAGTGAGCGTGTCTCTATGCGCGCGTCTGTGCGTGCGTTTCCGTGTGCGCGTCTCCGTGCCATCTGAGTGAGCGCGTCTCCTTGCGCGCGTTCCCGTGTGCGCGTCTCTGTGTGCGCGTCTCTGTGCCATCTGAGTCTCTGTGCGCGCGTTTCCGTGTGCGCGTCTCCGTGCCATCTGAGTGAGCGCGTCTCCTTGCGCGTGTTCTCGTGTGCGCGTCTCCGTGCCATCTGAGTGAGCGTGTCTCTGTGTGCGTTTCCATGTGTGCTTCTCCGTGCGTACGTTTCCGTGCGCGCGTCTCCGTGCCATCTGAGTGTGCGTGTCTCCGTGCGCGCTTCTCCGTGTATGTCCGGGGTGTGTACGCATCCCGCTGTGCGTCCATGCACGTGCCACCGGAGGCCTGGGCCATGCTGTCCCTGCACAGCATCCCTTGTTGGGGCCGCCGTGCACTCGGGCCGAAGCTCCGCTCGCGACAGGGACTGGACGCTTGGTAACCTAGGCCGCATTCCAGGGGAAGCGGTTTCTGTGGCCAGGCTGTCGTCGCTGGGCTCTCGGGCCGCTCAGGCATGGGGGATGCGCCCGCTCACTGTCGCTGCTCGTCCACGTTCTTGTGCTGTGGAAGGACGTGCAGCCGTGGCGCCCCCTCGTTTTGGGGTGTTCTCTATGTTCCGCCACCCCTGTTGTTGGCAGGTTTTGGTGTGTTTCCCACCCGTGGTTTGTGTTCCGTGTGCTGCCGGTTGTCCGGACAGGGTGCGTCTGATGGGGCCGCGTTCCCCGTTAGCGGTCTTGGGGATTGCGTGTGCGTAGAGGGCAGTCCCCCTTCCCCTGCGGCTGGGGGCGCCTTCACCCGGACCTGGACGCATAGTCGACTCTGGACTGAGATTTTGCTGCCGAGTCCGTCTGTGGGGCCGCGGGTGCACCCCACGTGTGTTACTCCTGCCCTGGCTCCGTGTCGTTTACCAGGGAGAGGCGCCTTGATGGCCGGGCAGGACGTGCGGGCCGTGTGTGGGGCATGGCTGGGACCGGAGACTCCGCCCCAGAGTGCGGCCAATACCTGGGGCTCGTTGTGCACACACTGCATCCGGGGCTGGTGGTGGGGGTCTTACCCTGAGCCCCTGTCCCtgtgtccctgggctcctggggcaGAGCGGGAAAGGGCCAGGCGGGAGGCTCCGTCAGACTTCTGACCTGTTGCAAGCACGGCCGCCCAGGCCTTGTCCCCCCGAGCACGGAGCCTGACCCCCACACCTGAGCTCCTCCCCACACCCTCTCAGGAGGCACCGGGGTCTCACTAGAGGCACCGTGTCCTGGACCTTCACCCCCAGAAGAGGCGGGGACTTGGTCCCGGAGGACAGGCTGCTCTGTCTGTCTGGGCTGGAGGCGTGATGAGGACTGACGGTTCCGGATGGGGGGCGGTGGGCTGTCGGGCGCAGCCAGTGCCTCTGCTGAGCTCACCGAGTGCTCGTTAGAGGTGAGGGCTGCGAGGGGAGGGGGCCAGGCCCGCCCCGCGGAGCCCGCTGCTACCGCCGCCTGTGGCCCTTTCTCGGCCCAAGTGTGCGGGCCGGCCTCCCGCAGCCTTGGCGCCCGTCCAGCCTCGGTCACTGGCGCATGTTCACTTGGCCCCTTGTGAGTCTCAGACGGGTGGAGCTTGATGGGTGGCTGTCCCGCTCTGGCAGGCGACCAGCCCCTGGGCCTCCGGCTCCGCCCCTGCTCAGAGCAGTGCCTGCCGGCAGGACGCCTCAGGCTGCTCGGACCCGCGGCTCTCGGCACTGGTGGGGTCTGGACACTGGGCGGCTCTCGGTGCCCGCGGAGGCCCCGCCCCTTGCCCCACTGGCCAGTGGGAGTGCCCAGCCCCACGCTCCGCCCCGTCCTTGCTGGGCCACGAAGGGTTTGCCTGCCCGTCCGTCCTGTTGGGTGCGCGTTCTCCGCGGTGTGGCGTCACCCTGGCTGTGGGGCTGCTCTACAGGGTTTTGGCTGCCTCCTGGGCTCCTCGTGCGTCCTGTCTCCTCAGGGCAGTTTTCAGCTCTGTCCCGTGTCTCGGTTATTTGACCAGTTTTGAGGCCGGAGTGCGGCTGAGGTTGCCGTGGAAACATACCCCATGGTTTGCAGACTTGCCCTGTTGGGGTCTCTGCAGCTCTCCTGGTTGCATTTTGATCCTCTTTTTGGggacccctccccctgccagaaACAAAGGATCTAACCGGTGGCTGTGGCGTGGGTTTGGTTTATAACAACCTGCCGTGTGTGCGTGGTTCCTCTTGGCGACATGACCGTTTCTGTACCGGAGAGCGTGCTTTTAGGGACCCTCGGTCCAGGAGAGACACCGCGGGGCACGCTGTCCTCGGTTTCTGTCACTGTGGCTTTGTCTTTCCTGGAATACCACACAGGCGGGATCCCCGGGTACACGGTTTTCTGCGTTTAGTCTTTCCCTTAGTAAAATGCTTCCAGAACTCTGTCTGGGACTGTGCACTTGTGCATCCTGCTGTTTCCGCGGCGCCCTATGGCCTGCTTGCGGAGCCCCAGCCATGGGTTTGTGCCCTGGGAGCATGTGCCAGCGCGGTGTGCATGCTGAGCCCTTctatcctgagccaaaggtggtGTCTGAGCCGACAACCATGTGCAGTGAGTCCGGGGCGCGTGTGCCGGGTTGTCCTATGGGCTGGTGTGCTGCAGGCGCTGGACCGTGTGTCTCCTGATGGCCCTGTCCACCCCCTGCCTTTGCCCGGGGGATGGGCTTTGCCCCCATGTCTGCTCATGTGCCGCCTCCCCTTTGTGGCAGGAATGCTGTGTATCGGGGGCCCCAGGGGTCAGTCCTGCCTGGCCGGCCCCGCTGGCGCTGTGGCAGGAGGTTCCCAGGCCGTCGTGGGCCTCTGCAGCTCTTGGTGGGCCTCGTTCAAACCCAGAGTTTCTGTGTCCGACCCTCCCGTTGTTTCCTCCGTGGCTGAGGCTGGTCAGCAGGACCGTCCCTCGGAAGGTTCTGAAAACCCGTGGTCTGCGTGCGTGTCCGCTTCTCCAGTTCCCCGGGTTGAGCGGAGCCCGAGTGTGGGAACGGGGTTAAAGCGTGCGCGCGTGCTCGCGCTCGGACACCCGCGCCATCCCCCGGCGTGCAGCCCCCGCGTGGCCGGGTACCGCGCACCGCCGCGGCCGCTCCCTGCTCACGGGAGCGGTCACGGGAGCGGTCGGCGTGTTCCCGCAGGAAACAGAAGCAGCTGGAGGAGCTGGAGCGGGAGCGGAAGCGCGAGGAGAAGCTGCGCCGTCGGGAGCAGAAGCAGCGGGACCGCGAGCTGCGCCGCAGCCAGAAGAAGCTGGAGAAGCTGCAGGCGCAGGAGCAGAAGCAGCTGCAGGAGAAGATCCGGCTGGAGGAGCGCAAGCTGCTGCTGGCCCAGCGCAACCTGCAGTCCATCCGCCTCATCGCCGAGCTGCTCAGCAGGGCCAAGGTGCGGGGcgcgcggggggtgggggtgggggcgcggggcgggcttGTCGGGCAGCCGGGGAGCCGCCGCCTCCGCTCTGGGCCGCCGTCCGCTGTTTCTGACCGGGGGCTGGCGTCACCGACCTGTTCCCACCGCCGGCTGCCGCTACGGGGTGGCGATGAGCGTCAGTACAGTCGGGGACACGGTCTCCTGGTGTCGGGGGCCTTCCTGCCTCGGTCCAGGTTCTAGAATGTTCCCGTCTGGCAGAGCTCGTACAGCTTTGAATCTGTGTGATGTGTGTGCCCGTCTGTGGCACGGTCCCGAGAGCCCTCGGGGAGCAGGGGTGTAAGGTCCCCATTTCCCCGCGGACCCAGGGAGCAGCCGAGTTCAGCGAGGGTCCCCCGGCCCCTGTGGCTCTCCTCCCCCTGCAGGTGCTCTGCCTGGGTCTGGCGGGAGGGCGGGTTTTCCTGCGACTGCGCAAGCCAGTGGCCCGGAGCGGCGGGAGGCTGTGGGCTGAGCCTGGCGATAGAGGGGCCCGTTGGCACCGTGGGGAGCTGAGGGCGCAGACGGAGCCTGGGTGGGCCACGTCCCTCCTCCGCAGCCGTGGACCGCGCAGGTCTCGGCGGGTGCCCGATGGATGAGGGTCTCAGAGCTGAGCATCTCCTCGTTCCTCCTGCCCGCTCCGCTCCTTCCGGAGGCCCGGCCGGTGACTCCGGCGAGCCGGGGGCCGGGCCCACGCGGGGACCTCGCCCGGCGCTGCTTGTGCTCCGGCAGGCCGCGTGCCCCCGCAGAGTGGGGCGCGGGGCGACCCCCTAACCTGTTGTCTAATTACAGTTGTGATCAGTCCCTGGGAAGGAGACTGGCAGGCGCGCTGAGACGCGGCAGCTCAGCTCCTGTTTCATGGTGAATATTGAAGACGCGCACCCAGGCCAGGCCCCGCACCTCCCGCGGAGGCCGCGGCAGCGTGTGTCCGCCTCATCTCAGCTCCCTGTAGCTGGTGACTGCGTGCGACCTCCCAGCAGGCCCCATGCGCGCCTCGGAGAGGTCGGGCCCCACCCAAAATGCCCGCCCCGGGGGCTGTGCCGCGATGCTTCGCCACGGGGTTCCTTCTCGCTCGGGCGCACGGCGGCCCGGGCGCTGTCGGGACTGGGCGGGCCGCACTCCGGCCGGAGCGTCCACCCGCATCCCCCAGGCCTCGGGCCCCCCGCAAACCCAGCGCCTCCTCGGAGCGCGGGGGGCGTCCAGAGGTCCACGTGCCGCCTTCCCCTTTGTGCCGCAGGCCGCGAAGCT
This region includes:
- the AKAP17A gene encoding A-kinase anchor protein 17A, with translation MAAATIVHDTSEAVELCPPYGLYLKPITKMTISVALPQLKQPGKSISNWEVMERLKGMVHNHQFSTLRISKSTMDFIRFEGEVENKSLVKSFLACLDGKTIKLSGFSDILKVRAAEFKIDFPTRHDWDSFFRDAKDMNETLPGERPDTIHLEGLPCRWFALKESGSEKPSEEVLVKVFEKFGEIRNVDIPMLDPYREEMTGRNFHTFSFGGHLNFEAYVQYREYVGFIQAMSALRGMKLMYKGEDGKAVACNIKVSFDSTKHLSDASIKKRQLERQKLQELEQQREEQKRREKEAEERQRAEERKQKQLEELERERKREEKLRRREQKQRDRELRRSQKKLEKLQAQEQKQLQEKIRLEERKLLLAQRNLQSIRLIAELLSRAKAAKLQEQERKDASLRLQQLEERRRRQEAELRRVEEEKERALGLQRKERELRERLLSILLSKKADDPRARDELALSHAQLLQPVLDILQTVSAGCVGAAALHPLGGQPPPDTPKDTPPRPESDGTPRNGTGSVPEEAPCKEGPDSRLAAAGDASPDKRCPGVLACIPDNNQQPKGLPAAWDQNAPKKDIRSEQDKCNREPSGSRGRASGGRTEDERHKRERSRPRRAGSREDGRQARKERRQHKKRSRQDDSPPRRSASPAHSRSRRSHSRERSSRRERSRDRRAGSGRKRSRHRRSERDRSRSGSPSRHRSTWNR